In the genome of Hydractinia symbiolongicarpus strain clone_291-10 chromosome 5, HSymV2.1, whole genome shotgun sequence, one region contains:
- the LOC130645010 gene encoding uncharacterized protein LOC130645010 gives MAGEDVKNIIELDDDFFVTEEMLSDFTVYESCEVEVSFVEDLLEEENEVDAGYLGIPQIVFVDEEDVDMVVDNNSTKNVKFVCSSKCKKQYFKEAYYKKHTLICKKPTDPETTTVARKTLDDSKNKSTTTISTKQVKSKSNQSLSITDHELQQEKMNFVRDAMVKISKDPINNIVVKGFKTPGNRVKELANSILNAGSDVLDIISENVVCRIFKELQKSNLLTGSGKESLWRKVHELAQDDKFRQHWKHVLPKGYCIDSQEFSMLLQKFVMELIKILVAHENKNRHVEKSLDLKLTTEEQTVLYYVSGYIIFSLRKKYQRLADSKNKVVAVAALQFLNSLKVSGDDKLQVYSFLDYTRSWVDQVSRGYLIKVNDDMFIFCRRIENVIRKVLNLNMLKKYKGEDIRELFENELMKDSLIDQAWVILSRYLGNEKLSKILKAQIIKKWCDIRAKAYVTAYIQVVRRKLASLASEKKEKLTVVLSKKGEPAMRKKLN, from the exons ATGGCAGGCGAAgacgttaaaaatataatagaatTGGATGATGACTTTTTTGTGACGGAAGAAATGTTGTCAGATTTTACTGTTTACGAAAGTTGTGAGGTGGAAGTATCGTTTGTGGAAGATCTGttggaagaagaaaatgaagTAGATGCTGGATATTTGGGTATTCCTCAAATAGTATTCGTTGATGAAGAAGATGTGGACATGGTGGTTGATAACAACAGTACCAAAAATGTGAAGTTTGTGTGCAGCAGCAAGTGcaaaaaacagtattttaaaGAAGCTTACTACAAGAAACATACTCTGATATGTAAAAAGCCAACAG ATCCAGAAACAACAACAGTGGCAAGAAAAACTCTTGATGactcaaaaaataaatcaactacAACAATTTCCACAAAACAAGTTAAATCAAAATCGAATC AATCTTTATCCATCACCGATCATGAGCTGCagcaagaaaaaatgaattttgttcGTGATGCTatggttaaaatttcaaaagaccCAATCAATAACATTGTTGTGAAAGGATTCAAAACACCTGGAAATCGTGTCAAAGAATTAGCCAACTCAATTTTGAATGCTGGGAGTGATGTTTTGGACATTATTTCTGAAAATGTAGTGTGTCGCATATTTAAAGAATTGCAAAAATCTAACCTACTGACTGGTTCAGGAAAAGAATCTCTTTGGAGAAAAGTGCATGAACTTGCACAAGACGATAAATTCAGACAACATTGGAAACATGTATTACCTAAAGGATACTGCATTGACAGTCAAGAATTCTCTATGTTGTTGCAGAAATTTGTTATGGAGTTAATAAAAATACTAGTAgctcatgaaaacaaaaatcgaCATGTCGAAAAAAGTCTTGACTTGAAACTCACAACTGAGGAACAAACTGTTCTGTATTATGTTTCAGGATACATAATTTTCTCGCTACGTAAAAAATACCAAAGATTAGCAGATTCGAAAAACAAAGTTGTTGCTGTGGCTGCATTGCAGTTTCTGAACTCATTGAAAGTTTCAGGTGATGATAAACTGCAGGTATATAGTTTTCTGGATTATACAAGATCTTGGGTGGACCAAGTCAGCAGAGGATACCTGATAAAAGTCAATGatgacatgtttattttttgcagaagaATTGAAAACGTtattagaaaagttttaaatttgaacatgttgaaaaaatataaaggagAAGATATACGGGAACTTTTCGAAAATGAACTTATGAAGGACTCTTTAATTGATCAAGCCTGGGTCATACTTTCACGGTATCTTGGAAATGAGAAGTTATCGAAAATTCTCAAAGCTCAGATCATTAAAAAATGGTGTGACATCAGAGCAAAAGCATATGTCACTGCATATATACAAGTAGTTCGACGCAAACTTGCTTCTCTAGCATCGGAGAAAAAAGAGAAGTTGACTGTAGTCTTATCTAAAAAAGGTGAACCAGCaatgagaaaaaaacttaaCTAA